ATTTTCCGATGGGCAAAGTTGTCAccataaatttcgaaatgcggcaataattcaaaataaatctttcACGCGAATGACTTCACTTCACCTATCTGATCGAGCACGAATGTGAGTGCAGCTTCGATAAGAAACGCTCGTGTGAAATTCAGCATTTTCCCCTCTCGACTGCGGAAAAAATTCCCTTTCGCTCACACATTTAAACGAAATTCTTCATTGAACAAATATtggtttatttaaatgtatttgctttttgaaacaaagaaaataaatttacattccATGGAGTTTGTCAAAGTCGACGCCGTGCTTCTCGGCAGTTTCTTTGTAGCACACGGACAATTTCATGCCTTGCTCACAGCGGTTGACATCGGTAACGGAGGCGCATTCTTTCGCAATTTCATCGATAACGTGGTTGTGTTTTTCATCGTTGACGGCTCCCCGTACGATAGCTTTGAAGGTTTCTGGCTGGAATTTATCACCTTTGATGATTTCCACTTGTTCCTGCATGCACGTGATGAGACATTTTTGCGGCATGGTTTCGGGTTGCTTGTGTTCGCGGAAAATGTGATCGAAATCGGGCTTTTCGATGCCGTCTTTGCCGTAACAGGCAGACGCGAACTTTTCGATCACCTCGGTTCTGTCGCCGTCTTCTTGTGCGACCTgtgaaagacaagaaaaaaagttttaattggaaaaacaCGCAACGACAATTAAACGAAAGTTCATAAAAGCGcgagtttttaatgaaaatttaacatttttcgggTGAAAATCGgtcaaaaatgattaaaaccGTGAAACGTCTCCTTAGTGATTGGCCTGTCAATCAATTTGCGGGTTTTATGCCACTTCAACGCGTGGAAATGCTTTCGTTGGGGGCTTGGCCATTGCT
This genomic interval from Culicoides brevitarsis isolate CSIRO-B50_1 unplaced genomic scaffold, AGI_CSIRO_Cbre_v1 contig_5, whole genome shotgun sequence contains the following:
- the LOC134836267 gene encoding uncharacterized protein LOC134836267, coding for MAKPPTKAFPRVEVVAQEDGDRTEVIEKFASACYGKDGIEKPDFDHIFREHKQPETMPQKCLITCMQEQVEIIKGDKFQPETFKAIVRGAVNDEKHNHVIDEIAKECASVTDVNRCEQGMKLSVCYKETAEKHGVDFDKLHGM